One Solanum lycopersicum chromosome 2, SLM_r2.1 genomic region harbors:
- the LOC138341918 gene encoding uncharacterized protein, whose product MPSGLTNGPVTFMDLMNRVFREYVDLFVNGFSSIATTLKTLTKKKVKFEWAETCENSFQELKERLNLAPGCKVIDYACRQLKVNEKNYPIHYMELAAVVFALKLWRHHLYGVHVDVFIDHKSLQYVFTQRVWNLCKANVVVDALSRMIMGSTTRVEDGKKELSTYRAEDYAKLKIALIVIWHVIPLFIISDRGAKFTSHFWRSFQKILGTHVKLRTAFDAQTDGKECLGDLISILLVKGLGVDKDLSYEEVPVEILDRQVERLKNKEIATLKVL is encoded by the exons ATGCCATCTGGTCTCACAAATGGACCTGttacatttatggatctcatgaatagagtTTTCCGTGAATACGTTGACTT GTTTGTGAACGGTTTCTCTTCCATTGCTACCACACTCAAAACTTTAACGAAGAAGAAAGTCAAGTTTGAATGGGCAGAGACTTGTGAGAAcagtttccaggagctcaaggaaAGACTCAATTTAGCCCCG ggttGTAAAGTTATAGATTATGCGTGTAGACAACTCAAGgttaatgaaaagaattatcccattCATTACatggagttggcagctgtggtgtttgcactaaaATTGTGGAGGCACcacttgtatggagtgcatgtggatgtgttcatagaccacaaaagtctccagtacgtgttcacacagAGGGTGTGGAATCTAT gtaaggctaatgttgtagttgatgctttgagcaggatgaTCATGGGAAGTACAACCCGTGTTGAGGATGGgaagaaggagttg tctacttacagagcCGAGGATTATGCAAAACTCAAAATTGCTTTGATTGTGATATGGCATGTGATTCCTTTGtttattatttcagatagaggagctaagttcacttcacatttctgGAGATCTTTCCAGAAGATCTTAGGCACACATGTGAAGCTTCGTACTGCCTTTGATGCTCAGACTGACGGGAAG gAGTGCCTAGGTGATCTAATATCGATTCTACTTGTTAAAGGTTTGGGAGTCGATAAAGATTTAtcctatgaggaggtacctGTTGAGATTTTAGATAGACAGGTCGAGCGGCTGaagaacaaggagattgccacacTGAAGGTATTGTAg